The following coding sequences lie in one Pseudomonas syringae CC1557 genomic window:
- a CDS encoding class II aldolase and adducin N-terminal domain-containing protein produces MALNFEEQTRVDLAATFRIIAHLGMHEAVANHFSAAISADGKQFLLNPKWKHFSRLRASDLLLLDADDADAAHRPDVDATAWSIHGQVHQRLPDARVVLHLHPVYTTAVACLAKPHVPPIDQNTARYFNRIAVDELYGGMADTTAEGARLAGLLEDKSRLLMGNHGVIVTAPSVGEAFDDIWTLERACQILVTAWSTGQPLKVLADDVAEKTARDWQKITDFSRQHFEEMKLLMIQADPSLVD; encoded by the coding sequence ATGGCCCTTAATTTCGAAGAGCAGACGCGAGTCGACCTGGCTGCGACGTTTCGCATCATCGCCCATCTGGGTATGCATGAAGCGGTCGCCAACCACTTCAGTGCGGCCATCTCTGCGGATGGTAAACAGTTTCTGCTCAACCCCAAGTGGAAGCACTTCTCGCGCCTGCGCGCCAGCGACCTGTTGCTGCTCGATGCCGATGATGCCGACGCGGCGCATCGCCCCGATGTCGATGCGACGGCCTGGTCCATTCATGGACAGGTCCACCAGCGTCTGCCCGATGCGCGTGTGGTGCTGCACTTGCACCCGGTCTACACCACCGCAGTGGCCTGCCTGGCCAAGCCGCATGTTCCGCCCATCGATCAGAACACCGCGCGCTACTTCAACCGCATCGCGGTGGACGAGCTTTACGGCGGCATGGCCGACACGACCGCCGAGGGCGCTCGACTGGCCGGCTTGCTTGAGGACAAGAGCCGTCTGTTGATGGGCAACCACGGCGTGATCGTGACCGCGCCGAGCGTCGGCGAAGCCTTTGATGATATCTGGACCCTGGAGCGAGCCTGCCAGATTCTCGTGACGGCCTGGTCAACCGGCCAGCCGCTCAAGGTGCTGGCGGATGATGTCGCCGAGAAAACCGCCCGCGACTGGCAGAAAATTACGGATTTCTCTCGTCAGCATTTCGAGGAAATGAAACTGCTGATGATTCAGGCTGACCCCTCTTTGGTCGACTGA
- a CDS encoding RidA family protein, whose product MTTPTHTRIRMFNTKDTYPNQSLNNDLCQAVRAGNTVYVRGQVGTDFDGHLVGLGDPAAQAQQAMKNVKQLLEEAGSDLSHIVKTTTYITDPRYREPVYHEVGKWLKGVFPISTGLVVSALGQPQWLMEIDVIAVIPE is encoded by the coding sequence ATGACTACGCCGACTCATACTCGTATCCGCATGTTCAACACCAAGGACACCTACCCCAATCAAAGCCTGAACAACGACCTGTGTCAGGCGGTGCGCGCGGGTAATACCGTGTACGTAAGGGGCCAGGTCGGCACCGACTTCGACGGCCATCTGGTCGGCCTCGGTGACCCGGCAGCACAGGCGCAGCAGGCGATGAAAAACGTCAAACAATTGCTCGAAGAGGCGGGCAGCGACCTGTCGCACATCGTCAAGACAACCACTTACATAACCGATCCGCGCTACCGCGAGCCGGTCTATCACGAAGTGGGCAAATGGCTGAAAGGCGTGTTCCCGATTTCCACCGGGCTGGTGGTATCGGCACTGGGTCAGCCGCAATGGTTGATGGAAATCGACGTGATCGCCGTGATCCCTGAATAA
- a CDS encoding transporter substrate-binding domain-containing protein codes for MKLSALIVRPVALALVGAVVAMSSSAASAFQQPGKIIAGSDMTFFPYEYMDKNRPAGFDIEFLDGLAKVMGLKAENIDTRFPNLIGGLQGGRFDITNSSMYITADRLKVIDMIPYLKSGEAILSVKGSAYQPKTPEDFCGHKIGSMAATSWLQQLQKLSTDYCVKKGLQPIAISEYGTDPQTTQAMLAHAVEAQITDAAVARGVVEKLGNRVVISSETLIYPVLNGFGVKKGNDEVRKALEDGLEKYSKTPEYAVLLEKYKFQAPTADDIAALMPKP; via the coding sequence ATGAAGCTGTCAGCTCTGATTGTTCGTCCCGTAGCCCTGGCTTTAGTGGGTGCGGTGGTCGCCATGTCCTCGTCTGCCGCTTCGGCCTTCCAGCAGCCCGGCAAGATCATTGCCGGCTCGGACATGACGTTCTTCCCCTATGAGTACATGGACAAGAACCGTCCCGCCGGTTTCGACATTGAGTTTCTCGACGGCCTGGCAAAGGTCATGGGGCTCAAGGCCGAGAACATCGATACGCGCTTTCCCAACCTGATCGGCGGGCTGCAGGGCGGACGTTTCGACATCACCAACTCGTCGATGTACATCACCGCCGACCGCCTGAAAGTCATCGACATGATTCCTTACCTGAAAAGCGGTGAGGCGATTCTGTCGGTCAAGGGCAGCGCCTATCAGCCCAAGACTCCGGAAGACTTCTGTGGCCACAAGATCGGTTCCATGGCGGCGACTTCCTGGCTGCAACAACTGCAGAAACTCTCGACCGACTACTGCGTAAAGAAGGGCCTGCAACCGATCGCCATCAGTGAATACGGCACCGACCCACAGACCACCCAGGCCATGCTGGCGCATGCCGTCGAAGCACAGATCACTGATGCAGCCGTTGCGCGCGGCGTGGTCGAAAAGCTGGGCAACCGGGTGGTGATTTCTTCCGAAACCCTGATCTACCCGGTGCTCAACGGCTTTGGCGTGAAGAAGGGCAACGACGAGGTCCGCAAGGCCCTGGAAGACGGTCTTGAGAAGTACAGCAAGACCCCGGAATACGCCGTGCTGTTGGAGAAATACAAGTTCCAGGCACCCACAGCCGATGACATCGCCGCCCTGATGCCCAAGCCCTGA
- a CDS encoding phytanoyl-CoA dioxygenase family protein, with product MIEQWQIDQFHEQGFLVVEGVLAADEVAALQQDFDQWVDDSRIQNQAWGQTQDGRPRFDIESDHRPDHPSLRRVASPTEISPAYRHAAFQSRMAAIAAQLIGGKGTRFHHSKINSKLPHTATQVKWHQDFLFTPHSNDDLVTALLMISDVTPENGPLNVAPGSHKQALWSHWQNERFTGAVEDAVVEQHCQQPVACYGPSGSVCFMHTRLLHASSPNETEFPRTLFISVYAAEDALPFGENPLPSEHSGLMVAGHESGLVRSTENHIRLPQKPKGASFFVQQAGKDAAVA from the coding sequence ATGATCGAGCAATGGCAGATTGACCAGTTTCACGAGCAGGGTTTTCTGGTAGTGGAAGGCGTGCTGGCAGCCGATGAAGTGGCAGCGCTTCAACAGGATTTCGACCAGTGGGTCGACGACAGCCGCATTCAGAATCAGGCCTGGGGGCAGACTCAGGACGGGCGTCCGCGCTTCGACATTGAAAGCGATCATCGGCCGGATCATCCATCGCTGCGCCGCGTGGCTTCGCCCACGGAGATCTCACCTGCCTACCGGCACGCGGCATTCCAGTCACGAATGGCAGCCATAGCGGCGCAACTAATCGGCGGCAAGGGCACCCGTTTTCATCACAGCAAGATCAACTCCAAGCTGCCGCACACCGCTACTCAGGTGAAGTGGCATCAGGACTTCCTCTTCACGCCGCACAGCAATGACGACCTGGTTACGGCGCTACTGATGATCAGCGATGTAACCCCTGAAAACGGACCGCTGAACGTGGCGCCGGGCAGCCATAAGCAGGCGCTGTGGTCGCATTGGCAGAACGAGCGTTTCACCGGTGCCGTGGAAGACGCGGTGGTTGAACAGCATTGTCAGCAACCGGTTGCCTGCTATGGCCCGTCAGGCTCGGTGTGCTTCATGCACACACGCCTGTTACATGCTTCAAGCCCCAATGAAACCGAGTTCCCGCGCACGCTGTTCATCAGCGTTTATGCCGCCGAAGACGCATTGCCGTTCGGTGAGAATCCGCTGCCCAGCGAGCATTCCGGGTTGATGGTCGCAGGCCACGAGAGCGGTCTGGTACGCAGCACCGAGAACCACATACGCCTGCCGCAGAAACCCAAGGGTGCTTCATTTTTCGTGCAGCAAGCCGGAAAAGACGCCGCCGTTGCCTGA
- a CDS encoding flavin-containing monooxygenase, giving the protein MTDKIIEIDTLVVGAGQAGVATSEHLSRLGIEHQVLEKHRVAEAWRSGRWDSLVANGPAWHDRFPGLEFAMDQDGFAGKEQVAEYFERYARKFNAPIKTGVEVKRVTRNTGRAGFTVETSAGTYVVNHLVSATGPFQKPVIPPIAPVNEALHQIHSAHYFNPQQLPEGGVLVVGAGSSGVQIAEELLLSGRQVYLSVGPHDRPPRAYRGRDFCWWMGVLGLWDSETMQPGKEHVTIAVSGARGGYTVDFRRLAQAGMNLVGLTESFLGNKVRFQNDLVSNLDSGDANYLSLLDAADAYAARNGLNLPLEPSARERVADAPCITHPLSELDLIESGVTSIIWATGYALDYSWLQVDAFDSKGKPRHQRGVSCEQGLYFVGLPWLSRRGSAFIWGVWHDAKHVADQIATQHKYRSYDAGKRAAPVVPLRNVNG; this is encoded by the coding sequence ATGACAGATAAAATCATAGAAATCGATACGCTCGTCGTAGGTGCAGGACAGGCCGGAGTGGCCACCAGCGAACACTTGAGCCGTCTTGGCATTGAGCACCAGGTGCTTGAAAAGCACCGCGTTGCCGAGGCATGGCGCAGTGGTCGCTGGGACTCGCTGGTGGCCAACGGTCCGGCCTGGCATGACCGGTTTCCCGGCCTTGAATTTGCCATGGATCAGGACGGGTTCGCGGGCAAGGAACAAGTGGCTGAGTACTTCGAACGCTATGCACGCAAATTCAACGCGCCGATCAAGACCGGCGTCGAGGTCAAACGCGTCACCCGCAACACCGGGCGCGCAGGTTTTACCGTCGAGACCAGTGCCGGCACCTATGTGGTCAATCATCTGGTCTCGGCGACAGGGCCGTTCCAGAAGCCGGTCATCCCACCGATTGCGCCCGTTAACGAGGCGCTTCATCAGATCCACTCGGCGCATTATTTCAATCCGCAACAACTGCCTGAGGGCGGCGTGCTGGTCGTTGGCGCTGGCTCCTCGGGTGTGCAGATCGCCGAAGAGCTGCTGCTCTCGGGACGCCAGGTGTACTTGTCGGTCGGCCCTCACGACCGCCCGCCACGCGCCTATCGCGGCAGGGATTTCTGCTGGTGGATGGGCGTGCTGGGGCTGTGGGACAGTGAAACCATGCAGCCCGGCAAGGAGCACGTGACCATTGCGGTCAGCGGTGCAAGGGGAGGCTACACGGTCGACTTCCGCCGTCTGGCACAGGCCGGAATGAACCTCGTGGGCCTGACCGAAAGCTTCCTCGGCAACAAGGTGCGCTTTCAGAACGATCTGGTGAGCAACCTCGACAGTGGCGACGCGAACTACCTGTCGCTGCTCGATGCCGCCGATGCCTACGCCGCGCGTAATGGCCTGAACCTGCCGCTGGAGCCGTCGGCCCGTGAGCGCGTTGCAGATGCGCCTTGCATCACCCATCCGCTCAGCGAACTGGACCTGATCGAGTCAGGCGTCACGTCGATCATCTGGGCCACCGGCTATGCCCTGGATTACAGCTGGCTGCAGGTCGACGCCTTCGACAGCAAAGGCAAACCTCGTCACCAGCGTGGCGTGTCCTGCGAGCAAGGCCTGTATTTCGTCGGCCTGCCATGGCTGTCACGACGCGGCTCCGCGTTCATCTGGGGCGTATGGCACGACGCCAAACACGTCGCCGATCAGATCGCCACGCAGCACAAATACCGTTCGTATGACGCAGGCAAACGTGCGGCCCCCGTCGTGCCGTTGCGCAACGTCAACGGTTGA
- a CDS encoding DUF1028 domain-containing protein has product MTFSIAARCVKTGQLGIAISSSSIAVGARCPWLRAGVGAVSSQNITLPALGPQTLDLMEQGTTASQALDQVINASPFSEYRQITAIDHQGRAAHFSGSETLGIHNAGSGDQCVVAGNMLASPAVIDAMIQSFEQATGPLGERLLQAMQAGLAAGGEAGPVHSAALKIVGEQSWPIVDLRVDWAEHDPIGELKSLWQAYQPQMQDYLDRALNPAGAPGYGVPGDER; this is encoded by the coding sequence ATGACTTTTTCCATTGCCGCCCGCTGTGTCAAAACCGGCCAACTGGGCATTGCCATCAGCTCGTCGAGCATTGCCGTAGGCGCGCGTTGCCCCTGGCTGCGCGCAGGTGTAGGCGCGGTTTCGTCGCAGAACATCACACTCCCGGCCCTGGGACCACAGACGCTGGACCTGATGGAGCAGGGCACGACAGCCTCTCAAGCGCTGGATCAGGTCATCAACGCCAGCCCGTTCAGCGAGTATCGGCAAATCACGGCGATTGATCATCAGGGGCGAGCTGCGCATTTCAGCGGCAGTGAAACACTGGGTATCCACAACGCGGGCAGCGGCGATCAATGCGTGGTGGCCGGCAACATGCTGGCTAGCCCGGCGGTCATCGACGCGATGATTCAGTCCTTCGAGCAGGCAACCGGGCCTCTCGGCGAGCGCCTGTTACAGGCGATGCAGGCCGGTCTGGCAGCAGGCGGGGAAGCAGGGCCAGTCCATTCGGCAGCGCTGAAAATCGTGGGCGAGCAGTCCTGGCCCATCGTCGATCTGCGCGTCGACTGGGCCGAGCATGACCCTATAGGCGAGCTGAAAAGTCTTTGGCAGGCCTATCAGCCGCAAATGCAGGATTACCTCGACCGCGCCCTGAACCCCGCCGGCGCACCCGGTTACGGTGTGCCGGGAGACGAGCGATGA
- the argE gene encoding acetylornithine deacetylase: MSASRELLARLVAFDTTSRESNLALIDFVRDYLGRFGVSCELIYNAQKTKANLFATIGPADVPGIALSGHTDVVPVDGQPWTFPPFELSEADGKLYGRGTADMKGYIACVLALVPALTRASLHMPVHIALSYDEEVGCLGVRSLLASLRSRPVKPMLCVIGEPTELKPVLGHKGKIAVRCDVHGAACHSAHAPSGVNAIEYAAQLIGELGRLGEALRAADALDERFDPPFSTIQTGVISGGTALNIVPEQCRFDFEVRALPTLDPQQIVTAMHAYAEQKLLPVMQAVSARSEIRFTELSSYPGLDIPLHNHAAELIASFCGSRAFGTVAFGTEGGLFDQSGIPAVVCGPGSMEQGHKPDEFISVEQLEACDEMLKRVLGFVSRS, encoded by the coding sequence ATGAGTGCCAGCCGCGAGCTGCTGGCAAGGCTGGTGGCCTTCGACACCACAAGTCGCGAATCGAATCTGGCCTTGATCGACTTCGTGAGGGATTACCTCGGACGCTTTGGCGTCTCCTGCGAGCTGATCTACAACGCGCAGAAGACCAAGGCCAATCTGTTCGCCACCATCGGCCCGGCTGACGTGCCAGGCATCGCATTGTCCGGCCACACTGACGTGGTGCCGGTCGACGGACAGCCATGGACGTTCCCGCCGTTCGAACTGAGCGAAGCGGATGGCAAACTCTACGGCCGTGGTACCGCGGACATGAAAGGCTACATCGCCTGTGTGCTGGCGCTGGTTCCGGCGTTGACCCGGGCATCGCTGCACATGCCGGTGCATATCGCGCTGTCCTACGACGAGGAGGTGGGTTGCCTGGGCGTGCGCTCGCTACTGGCTTCGCTTCGGTCGCGGCCAGTGAAGCCGATGCTGTGTGTGATCGGCGAGCCGACGGAGCTGAAGCCAGTGCTCGGTCACAAGGGCAAGATCGCGGTGCGCTGCGATGTACACGGTGCTGCATGCCACTCGGCCCACGCGCCCAGTGGCGTCAACGCCATTGAATATGCGGCGCAGTTGATCGGTGAACTGGGTCGCCTGGGCGAGGCGTTACGGGCAGCTGACGCCCTTGACGAGCGCTTTGATCCGCCGTTTTCGACCATTCAGACCGGCGTGATCAGCGGCGGTACGGCCTTGAACATCGTGCCCGAGCAGTGCCGTTTCGATTTCGAAGTGCGTGCGCTCCCCACCCTGGACCCGCAACAGATCGTCACTGCCATGCACGCCTACGCCGAGCAAAAACTGTTGCCGGTCATGCAGGCGGTCAGTGCTCGGAGCGAGATTCGCTTCACGGAACTGTCGAGCTATCCGGGGCTGGATATTCCCCTGCACAACCACGCGGCGGAACTGATTGCCAGCTTCTGCGGCTCGCGGGCATTCGGCACGGTTGCCTTCGGAACCGAAGGCGGATTGTTCGACCAATCGGGCATTCCTGCCGTGGTCTGCGGGCCGGGCAGCATGGAGCAGGGACACAAACCGGACGAGTTCATTAGCGTCGAACAGCTTGAGGCCTGTGACGAGATGCTGAAGCGGGTGCTGGGATTTGTATCCCGCTCATAA